A DNA window from Ranitomeya imitator isolate aRanImi1 chromosome 2, aRanImi1.pri, whole genome shotgun sequence contains the following coding sequences:
- the LOC138662909 gene encoding oocyte zinc finger protein XlCOF6-like, with product MDMNRDKMAERILHLTLEILFRLTEEDYTVVKKTSSDRCQDPVSEGCRRPLSPITGPPPHPLIHEDINDQKILELIYKMIELLTGEVPIRCQDVAVYFSMEEWDFVEGHRDLYKDVMMEIPQPLTSPDLSSKRTTPERCPRPLLTQDCNQEDSNAPQDHQVPIRCQDVAVYFYMEEWEYLEGHKDLYKNAIMEVPQPLTSPDLSSKRTTPERCPRPLLPQDCNQEDPNAPQDHQLDGEKGEDLTHINTTETSVSSDEQCKEKIPTDNYPDDCTRRSEGQLTSSIFISDDLEITQNTIEVNTITPDKPSSLHSKDLSSDSLILVPSSDSLPTTKENISHKISIKKRTAPKAKKPFSHSEYGTSSSIEKSFLKHHKIPTAAKRFSCSKCGRCFNQKSVFLMHQRMHTGEKQFSCSECGKCYIQKLNLVIHQRTHTGEKPFSCSQCGKYFNRKAHLDSHQRSQKEEKPLSCPECEKCFNQKSDLIMHQRIHTGEKPFLCIECGKCFKQKSYFVRHQKIHTGENLFSCPECGKCFNCKEHLDNHHRIHTGEKPFSCSECGKCFNQKSTLVNHQKTHTGKKPFSCSECGKRFNQKSYLVRHHKIHTGEKPFSCLQCGKCFNRKAHLDNHHRTHTGEKPFSCSLCGKCFNRKEHVDNHQRTHKGEKPFSCSKCGKCFNQKSDLNKHQRTHTREKPFSCSQCGKCFNRKAHLDNHQRTHTGVKSFSCS from the exons atggatatgaacagagacaagatggcggagaggatattacacctcaccctagagatcctcttccggcttactgaagag gactacacagtggtgaagaagacctctagtgatcgctgtcaggaccctgtgtctgagggatgtagaagacccctgagcccaatcacggggcctccacctcaccccctgatccatgaagacatcaatgaccagaagatcctagaactcatctacaagatgattgagctgctgactggagag gttcctataaggtgtcaggatgtcgctgtctatttctccatggaggagtgggactttgtagaaggacacagagatctgtacaaggacgtcatgatggagattccccagcccctcacatctccag atctatccagtaagaggacaacaccagagagatgtccccgtcctcttcttacacaggactgtaaccaagaagattccaatgctcctcaggatcatcag gttcctataaggtgtcaggatgtcgctgtctatttctacatggaggagtgggagtatttagaaggacacaaagatctgtacaagaacgccataatggaggttccccagcccctcacatctccag atctatccagtaagaggacaacacctgaGAGAtgcccccgtcctcttcttccacaggactgtaaccaagaagatcccaatgctcctcaggatcatcagttagatggagagaag ggtgaagatctgacccatattaatactacagagacatctgTGAGTAGTGATGAACAGTGTAAAGAGAAGATTCCTACTGATAACTATCCAG atgactgtaccaggagatcagagggacagctgacgtcTTCAATTTTTatatcagatgatcttgagatcacacagaatacaattgaagtgaataccATTACTCCAGAtaaaccatcatcccttcacagtaaagatctgtcatctgattctTTGATACTGGTCCCGTCTTCCGATTCATTACCGACCACTAAGGAAAATATAAGTcataaaataagcattaaaaaacgaactgctcctaaagcaaagaagccaTTTTCGCATTCAGAATATGGAACTAGTAGTTCCATtgaaaagtcttttcttaaacatcaCAAAATTCCCACAGCGGCaaaaagattttcttgttccaagtgtgggagatgttttaaccagaaatctgtTTTTCTTATGCACCAGagaatgcacacaggggagaagcaattttcctgttcagaatgtgggaaatgttatatccaGAAATtgaatcttgttatacaccaaagaactcacacaggggagaagcctttttcctgttcacaatgtggaaaatattttaaccggaaagcgcatcttgatagccaccagagatctCAGAAAGAAGAGAAGCctctttcatgtccagaatgtgagaaatgttttaaccagaaatcagatttgattatgcaccagagaattcacacaggggagaaaccatttttatgtatagaatgtgggaaatgttttaagcagaAGTCATATTTTGTAAGGCACCAGAAAATCCACACAGGTGAAAATcttttttcatgtccagaatgtgggaaatgttttaactgtaaAGAACATCTTGATAACCACcatagaatccacacaggggagaagcctttttcctgttcagaatgtggaaaatgttttaaccagaaatcaactTTGGTTAACCACCAGAAAACCCATACAGggaagaaacctttttcatgttcagaatgtggaaaacggtttaaccagaaatcatatcttgttaggcatcataaaattcacacaggggagaagccattttcctgtttacaatgtggaaaatgttttaaccggaaagctcATCTTGACAACCACcacagaacccacacaggagagaagcctttttcctgttcactatgtggaaaatgttttaacaggAAAGAACATGTTGataaccaccagagaacccacaaaggagagaagcctttttcatgctcaaaatgtgggaaatgttttaaccagaaatcagatttgaataagcaccagagaacccacaccagagagaagcctttttcctgttcacaatgtggaaaatgttttaaccggaaagcgcatcttgataaccaccagagaacccacacaggagtgaagtctttttcatgttcataa